GATCGACGATCTTGATGATCCCGTCCGGCGCCATCACCGCAATGTCGCCGGTCTTGAGAAAACCGTCGGGGGTCAGGGCTTTCGCCGTCTCATCCGGCCTGCGCCAATAGCCGCCCATCAACTGCGGGCCCTTGACGCAGAGTTCGCCGCGCTCGCCGAGCGGAACGGGCTCGCCCTCGGGCGAGCGCACCGAGACTTCCGTCGACGGCGCCGGATAGCCGATCGCCCCGGTGAATTCGGCGATCGTCGGCTTGTTGATCGTCACGATCGGCGACGTTTCGGTCAGTCCATAGCCTTCGACGATCGGCTTTCCCGTCAAGGCCTTCCACTTTTGCGCCACGACTTCCTGGGTCGACATGCCGCCGGAGATGGTCAGCAGAAGATTGGAATAGTCGACCGAGCCGGCGGTGGAATGGTCGGCGATCGCCGCATAGAGCGTATTGACGCCGGAGAACAGGGTGAACGTCGATTTGCGTAGCGTCGCGATCAGGCCCTTGATGTCGCGGGGATTGGCGATCAGCAGGCAGCAACCGCCGGTCTTCACCACAAGCAGCAGGCAGGCGGTCAGTCCGAAAATATGGTAGAGCGGCAGCGCCGTCACCATGATCAGCGGCTTACCTTCGAGGTAGGGCTTCAGCCAGGTCCACGACTGTTCGACATTGGCGGCGACGTTGCGATGCAGCAGCATGGCGCCCTTGGCGACGCCGGTGGTGCCGCCGGTGTATTGCAGAAAGGCGATGTCGTCCGGCCCGATTGGCGGCGGCTTGAACGGCTCCTCGGCGCCCGCTTGCAACACATGCGCGAAGCCGACGCAGCCGGGCAGCCGATAGGCGGGGACCATGCGTTTGACCCAGCGCGAGACGAAATTGACGATCAGTCCGCGCAGCCCCATCAGATCGCCGGGCTTCACGATCACCGCACGTTCGACTTTCATGTGCGGCCAGGCGGCGGCCGCCGTATGCGCGAAGTTTTCGAACACGAACAAGAAGCGCGCGCCGGAGTCGTTCATCTGGTGCTCGAGCTCATGCGGCGTGTACAGCGGATTGACGTTCACGACGACGCCGCCGGCCAGCAAGACGCCAAAAAGAGTCGCCGGGTAGGCGAGGACGTTGGGCGACATAATCGCGACCCGATCGCCTTTTTTTAATCCGCGCGTCTGCAGCCAGGCGGCGACGGCCACCGCGGCGCGGCCGAGCTCCTCGAAGGTGAGCGTCGCGCCGAAACTCTCCATCGCGGTCCTGTCGCCGAATTGCGCGACGCTCGCGTTGAACATATCGACCAGCGTCGAATAGGAAGATTCGTCGATGTCCGCCGGCACGCCGGCGGGGTAGGACGAAAGCCAGGGCCGCTTGACGTAAGGGTCCTCTATGTTTTCTGCGCTGGTCATGTCGTCCTCGACTTCGCGGCGTGAAGCGCGCGACGCGAATCGTCCGCTGCGCCTGTGTGTTCTTGTTCAAGATAGCGCGTCTCGCGTCGAATGAGGCCATTCCCGCCGCAATCATTATGTTGCGTCGCCGCGAGCCGCGTCACGCCGTCCCGGGGGGCGCCGGCCCGAGGCCGAAGAGCAACGTAACGCCGAGCGCCAGAACGAGAATTGCGGCGCCGAACTCGCCGCCGCGGGCGATGATCACCGCGCGCCGTGAATCCTTCGCGCCAAACCGCATCGCGGCGCTCTTGGCGTAAACAGCCGTCGCGGCGAGAGCGCCCGTCGTAATCGCCGTTCCCGCCGACATGGCGATGACCGCCCCGGCGCCGGCGGCGAAAAGCCCCTGCGACAGTGTGAACGCCAGCACCAGAATCGCCCCCGAGCAGGGGCGCAGACCGGCGGCGACGACGGTCGCGGCGGCGTCGGCGAGGCGAAACTTCGCTCCTCCCAATGTCGAAGGGTCCGGCGCATGGCGGCAGGTCGCGTCATGCACATGCGTCGGGTCGTCGATGGCCTCGCAAACGAAGCCGCGCGCCGCCGGCGCGATTGCGGGCATGCGGAGGGCCGCCGATAGCGCGCGGCCTTTCACCCAGGCGAGCCGCGCGCCGAGCGCCGCGATCGCCGCATAGCTTGCAAGCTCGATGAAGTGGGTCGCGTCGCTCATCTGATTCGCTGTCGCGCGGAACAACGCCGCCGCCGCGCCGACGACGGCGATGGCGACCAGTCCTTGCAGCAGCGCCGCGAGCGCCGCGAGCAGCAGACCGCGGCGCAGCGCCGTTTCATTGGCGAGCATGTAGGAGGCAAGCACCGCTTTGCCGTGGCCGGGGCCGGCGGCGTGAAAGGCGCCATAGGCGAAACTCGCCGCAGCGAGCGCGAAGAACGCGGAAGGATCGGTCTTTAGCGCGCGCACGGCTGCGTGCAGCTCAGCGTGGAACTTGCTCTGCCACGCAAGGATAAGTCCGGCGACGCCCGTCGCCGCCGCGGTCGACTCTTGCGCGCCGACCGCAAAAGGATGGCGCGGCGCGCCCCAGGCCGATGAGGCGGCGATTACGGCCAGCGTCACGGCGGTGACGCCGAGCCAAACCGCCCTTTGCCCAATTTTCACGGACAGGCCACGATCGCGCGCGTCGCCAGCTTCATGCCGAAATCGGCGCCCGGCGACATGTTCTGAAAGAACGCTTCGCTCAGTTTCTGGTTTTCATTGGCCATGAGCGGCGCAGGTTCGACAAGACTGAGCGAGCATCCGCCCGGCGCTCCCGCGAGCGTCACGGGATCGTTCTTCTCGAGTCCGAAGGAGACGAAATATGTCGGGTCATAGACCTGAAAGGAGAATGGCTTCTTGGCCGCGACCGGCGTCTCCAGCGGCAGAAAGAAGCGCAGCGTGACGATCTTCTTGTCATTGGCTTCGAGCGCCACATTTTCCGGCTGCTTGAACGCGAGCTTGGCGCTGTTCTGCTTGGCGAAGGTGAAAAATTCGAATTCGGCCAGCGACTCGACGTTCGTTTTGGCGAGCGGCGCAAGTTCTTCCCGGGTGGGCGGCTTGCCGTCCTTTCCGAGGCCCTGCACCGCATAGGCCGAATACATCTCGTCGAATTCCCAGGCGTGCCGAACGCCCGCGATCTTGCCGTCTGGCGCGAATACGACTTCGCTGCGCACCGCGACCCAGACATGCGGATGGGCCGAGGCCGCGCCAATCCCCGCCGCCAAGGTCAAAAGGATGAGAATCGAGTTGATTTTCAGCTTCATGCGAGTCTCGCGCTTAGGCGGCGAAGGCGGCGAAAACGCGGCGCTGGCTCCCGCTTCGAGCCTGTGCATGCTAGCAGATCCGTCCTTGAAAAGGCGCTTCCGTGTGGCATAAGGTGGCCAATACAGAATCGGCGCTGGTGGGGCGCTCTGCGGCGGAAGGCCGCGACCGGCTGGATCTTTAAATCAGATTCGTTCACGGGTTGATCCTTGCTTTAGCGTGTGAGCGCAAGAGTCCCAAGCGCGCTTCGCCCCGATTTCTCGCAGGAGAGCAGTAATGGCAGACATAGCCGCCGGCGACGCAAAGACCGGCTCCGCCTTCGCCGAGGCGTCGCTCTCCGATCGATTTGATCTCGACAGGTCGCGCGTTCTGATCACCGGCACCCAGGCGATCGTGCGTATGCTCCTTATGCAGAAGGAGGCGGACCGCCGCGCCGGACTGAACACCGCGGGTTTCGTCACCGGCTACCGCGGCTCGCCGCTCGGCGGCGTCGACGCGCAGATGCACAAGGCCAAGGCGCTGTTCGACGCCAATAATATCTTGTACATGCCGGGGCTCAACGAGGATCTTGCCGCGACCGCCATCTGGGGCGCGCAGCAGGCCGAGATGCGCGGCGAAGGCAGATACGACGGCGTCTTCTCGCTCTGGTACGGCAAAGGTCCAGGCATCGACCGCAGCGGCGACGCCTTCCGCCACGTCAATCTCGCCGGCACGTCGCGGCATGGCGGCGCGCTGGCCCTCATGGGCGACGATCACACCGCCGAATCCTCAACCACCGCGCATCAGTCCGATTACCATTTCGTCGATGTGATGATCCCCATCCTGTCGCCGGCCGGCGTGCAGGAAATTCTCGATTACGGGCTTTACGGCTTCGCCCTGTCGCGCTTCGCGGGCGTGTGGGTCGGTCTGAAGCTCCTCAAGGATACGGTCGAGTCGACGGCCTCGATCGACGGTTCGCTCGACCGCATCCGCCCGATCGTCCCCCCATCTTTCTTCATGCCGCCGGGCGGCCTCAACATCCGCCCCGGCGATCCGGTTCTCGCGCAGGAAGAGCGGATGCAGGAGAGCAAGCGCGACGCGATGCTCGCCTTCATCCGCGCCAATCGCTTGAACCGCATCATCACGTCCGGCGGCGCCAATCCGAAGATCGGCGTCATCACCGTCGGCAAGTCCTATCTCGACGTGCGCCAGGCGATGGACGATCTCGGCCTGGACGAGGTGAAGGCGAACGATCTCGGTCTGCGCCTTTACAAGATCGCCGCGCCCTGGCCGCTGGAGCCGCAGGGTCTGCGTGAATTCGCCCGCGGCCTCGACCTCATCATCGTCGTCGAGGAGAAGCGCTCGCTCATCGAAGTGCAGCTGCGCGAGGAACTATACGGCGCGCCGCATCAGCCGCTGTGCATCGGCAAAAAGGACGAGCGCGGCGAATGGCTGTTCCCGGTCAAGGGCGCGCTCGACTCCAATGACGTCGCCATCGCCATCGGCCGACGCCTGTTGAAATATCATTCGCTCGACGAGTTGGAGGCGCGCGTGCGCCGGCTCGAAAAGCTGCAGGATCGCCGCCGGACGATGACCGACGTCACCGTTCGCGTGCCGCATTTTTGCGCCGGCTGTCCGCATTCGACGTCCACCCATGTGCCCGAGGGCTCGCGCGCCTATACCGGCATCGGCTGCCATTACATGGCGCAATGGATGGACCGCTCGACGGAAGGCTACACCCATATGGGCGGCGAAGGCGCGAACTGGATCGGCGAGGCACCGTTCTCGACGCGCAAGCATATGTTCCAAAATCTCGGCGACGGCACCTATAATCATTCGGGGTCGCTCGCCATCCGCTTTGCCGTCGCGACCAACACCAACATCACCTTCAAGATTCTCTTCAACGGCGTCGTCGCGATGACCGGCGGCCAGAAGCATGAAGGCGATCTGACCGTCGAAACGATCGCGCGGCAGGTCGCGGCCGAAGGCGTGCAGAAGATCGCCCTTGTCTCCGATGAGCCTGGCAAATTTGCGCCGATGATCGGCTGGCCGCCGGGCCTGACGATCCATCATCGCAATGTCCTCAACGAGGTGCAGCGCGATCTGGCGCAAACGGACGGCGTCACCGTGCTGATCTATGATCAGACCTGCGCAACCGAAAAGCGTCGCCTGCGCAAGCGCGGGCTGATGAGCGATCCGGACTCGCGCGTCATCATCAACGAACTCGTGTGCGAGGGCTGCGGCGACTGCGGCACGGCGTCGAACTGCGTCGCGGTGCAGCCGGTCGAAACCGAATTCGGCCGCAAGCGGCGCATCGATCAGTCCGCCTGCAACAAGGACTTTTCCTGTCTCGAGGGGTTCTGTCCGAGCTTCGTCACCGTACATGGCGGGCGCATGAAAAAGGCGCCGCTGCCCTCGACGCAGGACGACGGCGGACTGCCGGCGTTGCCGGAGCCTGCGATCGCCGAGATCGGCGCCGTGCCCTACGGCGTTCTCATCGCCGGGCTTGGCGGCACGGGCGTCGTCACGGTTTCCGCCATTCTCGGCATGGCTGCGCATCTCGAGGGCAAAGGCGTTGGCGTTATCGATATGGCCGGCCTCGCGCAGAAGGGCGGGGCGGTCTATTGCCACGTGAAGATTGGCCGCACGCCGGCGGACGTTCACGCCATCCGCATCGCCGCGGGCGAAGCCGATCTTCTGCTGGGCTGCGACCTCGTCGTCGCCGGCGCGAAGCAGGTGCTCGCCGCCGTCGAGCAGGGCAAGACGGCGGCGCTCGTCAACAGCGCCGAAGTGTTCCCCGGCGATATCGAGCGCAATCCGGACTTCGTGCTGCCTTCGGAAGAGATCAAGCAGGCGATCCGCTGGGCCGCAGGGCCGGAGTCGACCTTCATCGACACCACGGCGCTCGCGCAGGCGCTGCTCGGCGACTCGATCGCCGCAAATATTTTCATCCTCGGCTATGCGTGGCAGAAGGGCTATCTGCCGCTGTCCGACGCCGCGATCCTGCGCGCCATCGAACTGAACGGCGAATCCGTGCCGATGAATCAGTCGGCCTTTCTGTGGGGCCGACGCGCCGCCCATGATCTGAATAGCGTGCTTGCCGTCGTCGAGTCGCTGCGTCAGCCCAATCGCAGTCGGGGGAAGTCGAAGACGCTCGAGGAGATCATCGAACGTCGTGCGGCGTTTCTGGTTGATTACCAGAGCGAGGCCTACGCCGCGCGCTATCGCGCCCGCGTCGAGAAGATCGCCAAATTGGAGGCCGCGCGCACGCCGGGTTCGCGCGAACTCACCGAAGCGGTCGCGCGCTATCTCTTCAAGCTGATGGCGACGAAAGACTATTATGAGGTTGCGCGGCTCTACACGGACGGCGCTTTCCAGCGCCAGCTCGAGGAAACTTTCGACGGCGATCTGCGTCTCGAACTGCATCTCGCGCCGAATTTTCCGTCGCTACAGCGCAAGACCGACTTCGGCGGCTCGCGCAAGATCACCTTCGGACCCTGGATGTTCAAGGTGCTGCGCGTGTTGGCGCGGATGAAGAGCTTGCGCAACACCTGGTTCGACGTCTTCCGCTTCGACCACGACCGGGTGGTCGAGGGCAGGTTACTTAAGGATTACGAAGCGCTGCTCGATGAATTTACTGCTTCGTTGACGCGGGAAAACCACGCTGGCGCCGTCGCGCTGGCGCGTGTGCCGGAATACATCCGCGGGTTTGGCCACATCAAGGCCCGCCACATCGCGGCGGCGGACGCTGAGCGCGAGCGGCTCATGGCCGAATATCGCCAGCCAACTGCGGTGAAACTCGCCGCAGAGTGAGTCCGCCGGGATTGAGCCGTGTTATAAATCCAGCCGGCCTGCGCCCTGGGGCTGACATTCCCGACAGGCCAAAGGCCTGATCGGAAATCCAGAGCCGCATCGCGAGGCTCGGAATTTGGCGAGGCTAGGATTTTGCCCTGGATCCCTGATCGCGCTGCGCGCGTCGGGAATGACATCCGCGAAGCGATCAATCAGTTCTGCTGTGATGTGAGTGAATGGAGCGATGGAATTCGGCGTGAGAGAGTCGCATTTGAGGCCATCACTTTTCTCCGCAGCGATCGAGCGGCGCCGCGCGCTCGTGCTCGGCGGCTCGAGCGAAGCGCGCGCGCTTGCGACGCGTATCGCCGCCGACCCGCGTCTCGACGGCGTCATTTCGCTCGCCGGACGCACCAGCGCGCCGATCGCGCATGATCTGCCGACTAGAGTGGGCGGCTTCGGCGGCGTCGAAGGGCTGGCGCGCTATCTCGTCGAGGAGCGCATCTCGCATGTCGTCGACGCGACGCATCCCTTCGCCGCGCGCATCTCCGCCAACGCCCGCGCCGCCTGCGCCGTCGCCAACTTGCCGCTGCTCGTCCTGACGCGCCCGCCATGGATCTCTGCGCAGGGCGATCGCTGGATCGAAGTCGACGACAACGCCGCGGCGGTAAGCGCGCTCGGCGCCGCGCCGCGCCGGGTCTTTCTCGCGATCGGCCGGCAGGGCGTCGCCGATTTTCGCGTTGCGCCGCAGCACGACTATCTCTTGCGAGTGATCGAACCGCCGCAGGCCGCCGACCTGCCGCACTCCTGCGAGGTGATCTTCGGCCGCGGTCCCTTCGCGCTTGAGGATGAGATCGCGCTGATGCGCGACAGGCGCGTTGAGATCGTCGTCACCAAGAACAGCGGCGGCGCGCTCGCCTACGCCAAGATCGAAGCGGCGCGGGCGCTTGGGCTTGACGTCGTCATGGTCGCGCGTCCGGCAGGCGCGGACGCCGCGACGACGCATAGCATCGATGCGGCGATGGCTTTCCTCGCTTCATGAGCCGCACGCTGATGCTCCAGGGCACGGGTTCAGACGTCGGTAAGTCGCTGCTCGTCGCGGGGCTCGCGCGCGCCTTCGCCAATCGCGGCGTCAGGGTCGCGCCCTTCAAGCCGCAGAACATGTCGAACAACGCCGCGGTGACGAGCGACGGCGGCGAGATCGGCCGGGCCCAGGCCTTGCAGGCGCGCGCCGCGCGGCTTACGCCTCGCATCGACATGAATCCCGTGCTGCTCAAACCGCAAGGCGCGTCGGGCGCGCAAATCATCGTGCAGGGACGCGTCGTCGGCCAGGCGAAGGCGCGCGACTACCAGGACTTGAAGCCGCGCCTGATGCAGCCTGTGCTAGAGAGCTACGCGCGGCTGAGGGCCGAGGCCGAGCTCGTCATCGTCGAAGGCGCCGGCAGCGCCGCCGAAATCAATCTGCGTAAGAACGACATCGCCAATATGGGCTTCGCCCGTGAAGCCGACGTTCCGGTCGTGCTGGTCGGCGACATCGACCGCGGCGGCGTCATCGCGCAACTCGTCGGCTGCAAGGCGGCGCTCGGCGATGACGACGCGGCGATGATCGAGGGGTTCATCGTCAACAAGTTTCGCGGCGACGCCTCGCTGTTCGACGATGGCCTGCGTTTCGTCGAAGCGCGGACCGGCTGGCGTTCGCTCGGCCTCGTGCCTTTTTTCGAGGCCGCGGCGCGGCTTCCGGCCGAGGACGCATTCGGGTTGCGCATGCGAAGCCACGATCAGCGCAACGGCGTGACGATCGCCGTTCCGCTCCTGCCGCATATCGCCAATTTCGACGACCTCGATCCGCTGAAGGCCGAACCCGGCGTGCGTGTGGTCTTCCTCAAGGATGGAGAGCCGCTGCCGCCGGAAACGCAACTCGTCATCCTGCCGGGATCGAAAGCGACGATCGCCGATCTGGCGGCGCTGCGCGACAATGGCTGGGACATCGACATTCTCGCGCATGTCCGTCGCGGCGGCCGCGTCTTCGGCATTTGCGGCGGCTATCAGATGCTGGGGCGCGTCATCCGCGATCCGCTCGGCGTCGAAGGCGTCGCCGGCGAAGCGCAGGGATTGGGTCTCCTCGATATTGAAACGACGCTGACGGGAGAAAAAACGCTGGCCCCGGTCAGTGGCCACGCGCCGCTTTTCGACGCGCCGTTCTGCGGCTACGAAATGCATGTCGGCGCAACCAACGGCTCCGACTGCGCGCGGCCGGCGCTCCAACTGGCGGATGGTCGCGCGGACGGCGCGACCTCACGCGACGGGCGTGTGGCCGGCGCCTATGCGCATGGGATCTTCGCGGACGATTCCTTGCGCGCGTCGCTGCTGCGCACGCTTGGCGCGCCGCAATCGTCGCTGCGTTACGAGGAGTCGATCGAAGTGACGCTCGACGCGCTTGCGGCGCATTGCGCGCGCCATATCGATCTCGATGCGCTGTGGGAGATGGCGCGATGACGGCGCATTCCGCAATCGGCGCGCCGCCGCTCGTGGCGCATGGCGGGCGGCTCGACGCCGCGCGGCGGCTTTTTCCCGACGCGCCGCGGCCCTGGATCGATCTGTCGACGGGCGTCAATCCGCACGCCTATCCGCTGCCGCCGCTTGCCGATGAGGTTTTCACGCGCCTTCCGGACGATGACGCTTTCGCCGCCCTCGACGGCGCCGCGCGCAAGGCCTATGGCGCGCCCGCCGAAGCCGACGTCGTTCCAGGCGGCGGCGCGCAAGCCTTCATTCAGATGCTTCCGCGCGTTTTCCCGGCCAAACGCGTCGCGATCCTCGGCTTCACTTACGCCGAGCACGCCGCCTGTTGGGCCGCAATGGGCGCGCAGGTCGATAGGGTGGAAACATTGGACGCGTTTGCGAACGCCGACGTTGGCGTGATCGTCACTCCCAATAATCCGGACGGACGCGTGGTCGGGCCGCAGGACATTTTATCCGCCGCCGCGCAGATGTCGCAACGCGGTCTGCTGATCGTCGATGAATCCTTCATGGATTTCACGCCGGAAGCGAGCATCGCGCGTTTCGCGCAGAATGAGAGCCTCGTTGTGCTGCGCTCCTTCGGCAAGGCCTATGGGCTTCCCGGAGTGCGGCTGGGCTTCGCGCTCTGTTCGCCTGCGCGCGGGGCGAAGCTGCGCGCCGCGCTCGGGCCTTGGGCCGTCTCCGGTCCGGCGCTGGCCATCGGCGCTCGCGCGCTTGCGGACGACGCGTGGCGCGCCAACGCGGCGCGAGCCTGCGCGGGCGACGCTGCGCGCCTCGACGCGCTGCTGACCAAGGCCCGTTTCCAGATTGTCGGAGGGACAACTCTGTTTCGGCTGGCGGCGCGTTCGCACGCCTCCCGCTGGTTTGCGCATCTCGCCGCGCGCGGCATATGGACCCGAGGCTTCGCCGACAGGCCAGACTGGCTGCGGTTCGGTCTGCCGCCAAACGAGTCCGCCTGGGCGCGGCTTGCCGCGGCGCTGGAGAGCGTCGATGGCGGCTGAGTCATCGAAGCCGGATGAGGAGCCAGCGGGTCTTGCGCCCGCCGACGGCTTCAGCGACGCCGAACGCGCGGCGATCTACCGCGTCATCCACACGCGCCGCGACGTGCGTGACGAGTTCCTGCCAGGCGACGTGCCGCGCGACGTTTTGCTGCGCATCCTTGACGCAGCGCATCATGCGCCCTCCGTCGGTTTCATGCAGCCGTGGAACTTCATCATTATCAGGGACATCGAGAAGCGACGCGCCGCCTACGCGGCCTTTCAACGCGCCTGTGAAGCCGAGGAGCAGGCGCTGGAGCCGGAGCGTCGCTCGCTGTATCGCAGCCTCAAGCTGCAAGGGATCATCAAGGCGCCGCTGAATATCTGCGTCACTTGCGATCGCGCGCGGTTCGGCGCGACAGGGCTCGGCCGCACGCAGCAGCCGGACACCGATATCCTCAGCACCGCCTGCGCTGTTCAAAATCTATGGCTGGCGGCGCGCGCCGAAGGCGTCGGCGTCGGCTGGGTGAGCATCGTCCGGGACGCCGATCTGCGCCAGATCTTCAGGATTCCCAATGAGATCGCCATCGTCGCCTATCTCTGCGTCGGCTATGTCGCGCAGGCCTACAAGCTGCCGGAGCTCGAAGCCAAACGCTGGGCCTCGCGTCTGCCGTTGGAGAATCTGATCTTCGAGGACAGCTGGGGAGAGCTGGCCGCTTCCACAAACCCGCCTTAAATAGCTGAAAGGCTGGGTCCGGCTTTCCTGTGGACTTCGATCGACAACCTGTTAGCGTAGTTCGTCTTTTGAGCGTGACGCGTGAAAGGTTGGAGCGTAGGAACCGCCTGATAGTCGAAGCTCCAATTAGGGGGCGTCGGAGACGCGAACATGGCGCCGGTTAATTTGGAACAGCTGTTCGAGAAAGACTTCCCCCTCGCCAACAACATCATTCTCACCGTCACGGAAGTGCCAGACTGCGAAGAGCAGCTGCTGAAACTGTTCGAACGCGCCATGCTGCGCGGCTTCGACAATCACGCGCGGCTCACGCAGATCCAGCTGCCGATGGAGCGGTTTCCGGATCTCGATTCGAAGTTCTGGCATATTCCGATCGAGGATTGCGGCGCCGCCCAGGTGTTGCGCTTCTTCTTCGAAACGCCGCAAACGCAGGCGCACTAGATCACGCTGCGTTTAGGCGGAATCGCCTAAACGCAGAGGACGTGATCGATTCCAAAAAATTAGAGCGCGCTTTACGCGAAAAACCGGCGTCCACTTTTTCGCAGCGCGCTCTGACTTCAAGCGCCGTGGACTTTTAACGGCGTGATGCGCTGCTGCGCCGGCGTCGCCGGTTTTTTGCGCCTAAGCCTGCTCATCAGCAGATAGATCACCGGCGTCGTGTAGAGCGTCAGCGCCTGGCTGAGCAGCAATCCGCCGACGATGGTGATGCCGAGCGGACGCCGGAGTTCGGCGCCGATCCCGGTCGCGAAGGCGAGCGGCAGCGCGCCGAAAATCGCGGCGAGCGTCGTCATCAGAATGGGACGGAAGCGTTCGCGCGCCGCCGCGAGCGCGGCGTCATGCACGGACATGCCGCCGTCGCGCTCCGCCTGCAAGGCAAAGTCGACGAGCATGATGCCGTTCTTCTTGACGATGCCGATCAGCAGCAAAATGCCGATAAAGGCGATGATGGTGAATTCGACTCCGAAGAGTTCGAGCGACAGCAGCGCGCCGAGACCGGCGGACGGCAGCGTCGAGATGATCGTGATCGGATGGATGAGGCTTTCGTAGAGA
This window of the Methylocystis hirsuta genome carries:
- a CDS encoding AMP-binding protein: MTSAENIEDPYVKRPWLSSYPAGVPADIDESSYSTLVDMFNASVAQFGDRTAMESFGATLTFEELGRAAVAVAAWLQTRGLKKGDRVAIMSPNVLAYPATLFGVLLAGGVVVNVNPLYTPHELEHQMNDSGARFLFVFENFAHTAAAAWPHMKVERAVIVKPGDLMGLRGLIVNFVSRWVKRMVPAYRLPGCVGFAHVLQAGAEEPFKPPPIGPDDIAFLQYTGGTTGVAKGAMLLHRNVAANVEQSWTWLKPYLEGKPLIMVTALPLYHIFGLTACLLLVVKTGGCCLLIANPRDIKGLIATLRKSTFTLFSGVNTLYAAIADHSTAGSVDYSNLLLTISGGMSTQEVVAQKWKALTGKPIVEGYGLTETSPIVTINKPTIAEFTGAIGYPAPSTEVSVRSPEGEPVPLGERGELCVKGPQLMGGYWRRPDETAKALTPDGFLKTGDIAVMAPDGIIKIVDRLKDMILVSGFNVYPNEVESVLAEHPKVKEAAVIGVPHEHSGEAPMAFVVARDPSLTREELRAFAHEQLTSYKVPRHYEFRESLPKSNVGKILRRALKDEFLARKNTVADEGRGKSVRTELKG
- a CDS encoding cobalt-precorrin-6A reductase, translated to MEFGVRESHLRPSLFSAAIERRRALVLGGSSEARALATRIAADPRLDGVISLAGRTSAPIAHDLPTRVGGFGGVEGLARYLVEERISHVVDATHPFAARISANARAACAVANLPLLVLTRPPWISAQGDRWIEVDDNAAAVSALGAAPRRVFLAIGRQGVADFRVAPQHDYLLRVIEPPQAADLPHSCEVIFGRGPFALEDEIALMRDRRVEIVVTKNSGGALAYAKIEAARALGLDVVMVARPAGADAATTHSIDAAMAFLAS
- the cobD gene encoding threonine-phosphate decarboxylase CobD; this encodes MTAHSAIGAPPLVAHGGRLDAARRLFPDAPRPWIDLSTGVNPHAYPLPPLADEVFTRLPDDDAFAALDGAARKAYGAPAEADVVPGGGAQAFIQMLPRVFPAKRVAILGFTYAEHAACWAAMGAQVDRVETLDAFANADVGVIVTPNNPDGRVVGPQDILSAAAQMSQRGLLIVDESFMDFTPEASIARFAQNESLVVLRSFGKAYGLPGVRLGFALCSPARGAKLRAALGPWAVSGPALAIGARALADDAWRANAARACAGDAARLDALLTKARFQIVGGTTLFRLAARSHASRWFAHLAARGIWTRGFADRPDWLRFGLPPNESAWARLAAALESVDGG
- a CDS encoding DUF1007 family protein, producing the protein MHRLEAGASAAFSPPSPPKRETRMKLKINSILILLTLAAGIGAASAHPHVWVAVRSEVVFAPDGKIAGVRHAWEFDEMYSAYAVQGLGKDGKPPTREELAPLAKTNVESLAEFEFFTFAKQNSAKLAFKQPENVALEANDKKIVTLRFFLPLETPVAAKKPFSFQVYDPTYFVSFGLEKNDPVTLAGAPGGCSLSLVEPAPLMANENQKLSEAFFQNMSPGADFGMKLATRAIVACP
- a CDS encoding nickel/cobalt transporter — translated: MKIGQRAVWLGVTAVTLAVIAASSAWGAPRHPFAVGAQESTAAATGVAGLILAWQSKFHAELHAAVRALKTDPSAFFALAAASFAYGAFHAAGPGHGKAVLASYMLANETALRRGLLLAALAALLQGLVAIAVVGAAAALFRATANQMSDATHFIELASYAAIAALGARLAWVKGRALSAALRMPAIAPAARGFVCEAIDDPTHVHDATCRHAPDPSTLGGAKFRLADAAATVVAAGLRPCSGAILVLAFTLSQGLFAAGAGAVIAMSAGTAITTGALAATAVYAKSAAMRFGAKDSRRAVIIARGGEFGAAILVLALGVTLLFGLGPAPPGTA
- a CDS encoding cobyric acid synthase, whose product is MSRTLMLQGTGSDVGKSLLVAGLARAFANRGVRVAPFKPQNMSNNAAVTSDGGEIGRAQALQARAARLTPRIDMNPVLLKPQGASGAQIIVQGRVVGQAKARDYQDLKPRLMQPVLESYARLRAEAELVIVEGAGSAAEINLRKNDIANMGFAREADVPVVLVGDIDRGGVIAQLVGCKAALGDDDAAMIEGFIVNKFRGDASLFDDGLRFVEARTGWRSLGLVPFFEAAARLPAEDAFGLRMRSHDQRNGVTIAVPLLPHIANFDDLDPLKAEPGVRVVFLKDGEPLPPETQLVILPGSKATIADLAALRDNGWDIDILAHVRRGGRVFGICGGYQMLGRVIRDPLGVEGVAGEAQGLGLLDIETTLTGEKTLAPVSGHAPLFDAPFCGYEMHVGATNGSDCARPALQLADGRADGATSRDGRVAGAYAHGIFADDSLRASLLRTLGAPQSSLRYEESIEVTLDALAAHCARHIDLDALWEMAR
- a CDS encoding indolepyruvate ferredoxin oxidoreductase family protein; the protein is MADIAAGDAKTGSAFAEASLSDRFDLDRSRVLITGTQAIVRMLLMQKEADRRAGLNTAGFVTGYRGSPLGGVDAQMHKAKALFDANNILYMPGLNEDLAATAIWGAQQAEMRGEGRYDGVFSLWYGKGPGIDRSGDAFRHVNLAGTSRHGGALALMGDDHTAESSTTAHQSDYHFVDVMIPILSPAGVQEILDYGLYGFALSRFAGVWVGLKLLKDTVESTASIDGSLDRIRPIVPPSFFMPPGGLNIRPGDPVLAQEERMQESKRDAMLAFIRANRLNRIITSGGANPKIGVITVGKSYLDVRQAMDDLGLDEVKANDLGLRLYKIAAPWPLEPQGLREFARGLDLIIVVEEKRSLIEVQLREELYGAPHQPLCIGKKDERGEWLFPVKGALDSNDVAIAIGRRLLKYHSLDELEARVRRLEKLQDRRRTMTDVTVRVPHFCAGCPHSTSTHVPEGSRAYTGIGCHYMAQWMDRSTEGYTHMGGEGANWIGEAPFSTRKHMFQNLGDGTYNHSGSLAIRFAVATNTNITFKILFNGVVAMTGGQKHEGDLTVETIARQVAAEGVQKIALVSDEPGKFAPMIGWPPGLTIHHRNVLNEVQRDLAQTDGVTVLIYDQTCATEKRRLRKRGLMSDPDSRVIINELVCEGCGDCGTASNCVAVQPVETEFGRKRRIDQSACNKDFSCLEGFCPSFVTVHGGRMKKAPLPSTQDDGGLPALPEPAIAEIGAVPYGVLIAGLGGTGVVTVSAILGMAAHLEGKGVGVIDMAGLAQKGGAVYCHVKIGRTPADVHAIRIAAGEADLLLGCDLVVAGAKQVLAAVEQGKTAALVNSAEVFPGDIERNPDFVLPSEEIKQAIRWAAGPESTFIDTTALAQALLGDSIAANIFILGYAWQKGYLPLSDAAILRAIELNGESVPMNQSAFLWGRRAAHDLNSVLAVVESLRQPNRSRGKSKTLEEIIERRAAFLVDYQSEAYAARYRARVEKIAKLEAARTPGSRELTEAVARYLFKLMATKDYYEVARLYTDGAFQRQLEETFDGDLRLELHLAPNFPSLQRKTDFGGSRKITFGPWMFKVLRVLARMKSLRNTWFDVFRFDHDRVVEGRLLKDYEALLDEFTASLTRENHAGAVALARVPEYIRGFGHIKARHIAAADAERERLMAEYRQPTAVKLAAE